One Myripristis murdjan chromosome 17, fMyrMur1.1, whole genome shotgun sequence DNA segment encodes these proteins:
- the myl12.2 gene encoding myosin, light chain 12, 2 has protein sequence MSSKRAKGKNTKKRPQRATSNVFAMFDQSQIQEFKEAFNMIDQNRDGFIDKEDLHDMLASLGKNPTDEYLEAMMNEAPGPINFTMFLTMFGEKLNGTDPEDVIRNAFACFDEEGTGMIQEEYLRELLTTMGDRFTDEEVDELFREAPIDKKGNFNYVAFTRILKHGAKDRDD, from the exons ATGTCGAGCAAAAGGGCCAAGGGAAAAAACACCAAGAAGCGTCCCCAGCGCGCCACCTCCAATGTGTTTGCTATGTTTGATCAGTCTCAAATCCAGGAGTTCAAGGAAGCCTTCAACATGATTGACCAGAACAGGGATGGTTTCATTGACAAAGAAGATCTACATGACATGCTGGCCTCCTTAG GTAAGAACCCCACTGATGAATATCTGGAGGCCATGATGAATGAAGCCCCCGGCCCAATCAACTTCACCATGTTCCTCACCATGTTTGGAGAGAAGCTGAATGGCACCGACCCCGAGGATGTGATTCGGAACGCTTTTGCATGCTTCGACGAGGAGGGCACAG GTATGATCCAGGAGGAGTACCTACGGGAGCTGCTCACTACGATGGGCGACAGGTTTACAGATGAAGAGGTGGATGAGCTCTTCCGAGAGGCCCCCATCGACAAGAAAGGCAACTTCAACTATGTAGCATTCACGCGCATCTTAAAGCATGGTGCGAAGGACAGGGACGACTAG
- the bag1 gene encoding BAG family molecular chaperone regulator 1 yields the protein MAEQTITVTVAYGSAKHSITLTGQDGNDITVKDLSDALTAATGVPAPSQKLIFKGKSLKDKEETLSSCGIKQGCKLMMIGKKNSPEEEAELKKLKDIEKSVEQTAKKLEKLDGELTGLKNGFLAKDLQVEALGKLDNRVKGAAEQFIRILEQIDSMSVPENFSDCRMKKKGLVKTVQDFLAQCDKIEALISDHLAKIQSKNLALAE from the exons ATGGCAGAGCAGACGATAACGGTGACGGTGGCATACG GATCGGCTAAGCACAGCATCACTCTAACAGGCCAGGATGGAAATGACATCACGGTCAAAGACCTATCCGATGCCCTGACCGCAGCCACCGGGGTCCCAGCGCCCTCACAGAAACTCATCTTCAAAG GAAAATCTTTGAAGGATAAGGAGGAGACTCTGTCCAGCTGTGGAATAAAACAAGGCTGTAAACTAATGATGATTGGGAAGAAG AACAGCCCAGAGGAAGAAGCTGAACTGAAGAAGCTAAAAGACATTGAGAAGTCTGTGGAGCAGACGGCTAAGAAGCTGGAAAAACTGGATGGGGAGTTGACCGGCCTCAAGAAT GGGTTTCTAGCCAAGGATCTGCAGGTGGAGGCGCTGGGTAAACTGGACAACAGGGTGAAAGGTGCAGCGGAGCAGTTTATAAGGATCCTGGAGCAGATCGACTCCATG AGCGTGCCAGAAAATTTTAGTGACTGCAGAATGAAGAAAAAGGGACTTGTGAAGACAGTGCAG GATTTCCTGGCCCAGTGCGACAAGATCGAGGCCCTCATATCGGACCACCTAGCAAAAATCCAGTCCAAAAACCTCGCCCTGGCAGAGTAG
- the chmp5a gene encoding charged multivesicular body protein 5 — protein MNRIFGRGKPKAPPPNLSDCIGNVDARTESIEKKIGRLDAELMKYKDQMKKMRDGPSKNMVKQKAMRVLKQKRMYEGQRDQLAQQSFNMEQANYTIQSLKDTKTTVEAMKIGAKEMKKAYKDVKLDQIEDLQDQLEDMMEDANEVQEALSRSYGTPEIDEDDLEAELDALGDELLLDDDSSYLDEASAAPSIPEGIPSDSKTNKDGVLVDEFGLPQIPAT, from the exons ATGAACAGGATATTCGGACGAGGAAAGCCGAAAGCTCCTCCTCCAAATTTGTCGGACTGCATTGGGAAT GTGGACGCCAGGACAGAGTCCATTGAGAAGAAGATTGGCAGGCTGGATGCTGAGCTGATGAAGTACAAAGATCAGATGAAGAAGATGAGAGATGGGCCCTCAAAG AACATGGTAAAGCAGAAGGCGATGAGAGTCCTGAAGCAGAAGAGAAT GTATGAAGGTCAAAGGGATCAACTGGCACAGCAGTCCTTTAACATGGAGCAGGCAAACTATACAATCCAGTCATTAAAGGATACCAAAACAACG gtGGAGGCCATGAAGATTGGTGCAAAGGAAATGAAGAAAGCATACAAGGACGTCAAACTTGATCAGATTGAG GATTTACAGGACCAACTGGAGGACATGATGGAAGACGCTAATGAAGTCCAAGAGGCCCTGAGCCGTAGCTACGGCACTCCAGAGATAGACGAGGATGATCTTGAAGCAG agCTGGATGCCCTGGGAgacgagctgctgctggacgaCGACAGCTCCTACCTGGATGAGGCTTCGGCCGCCCCATCTATTCCTGAGGGAATCCCCAGCGACAGCAAGACAAACAAG GATGGCGTTTTGGTGGATGAATTCGGGCTGCCGCAGATTCCCGCCACATAA